In one window of Kitasatospora sp. MMS16-BH015 DNA:
- a CDS encoding acyl-CoA dehydrogenase family protein: MTPDLPTPDLLYSEVEEELRASVRSLLDHHCRPNAVLARCEGDQPYDLALWATLAGQLGLAGLAVPEEHGGAGAGPREVAVVLEELGRRVAPVPYLGSAVLATTALIACGAAEALPELASGTRRAALAVPFTTAPGAAFPTAVTAEAGTLTGRVTSVADGSVADLLVVPAIGTDGPGLYAVEVGGAGVEVVRRTSLDLTRPVADVILAGAAARRLAEAETAVAALDRALLTGAGLLASEQLGVAEWCLTTTVAYLKERRQFARPLGSFQALKHRLADLWLETVGARAAARYAADALASGSPDAAVAVALAQSHCGALAVRAAEECIQLHGGIGMTWEHPAHLYLKRAKADQLALGTPGFHRAALAELVALGA; encoded by the coding sequence GTGACCCCCGATCTCCCGACCCCCGACCTGCTCTACTCGGAGGTCGAGGAGGAACTGCGCGCGAGCGTAAGGTCCCTGCTCGACCACCACTGCCGGCCGAACGCCGTGCTGGCCCGCTGCGAGGGCGACCAGCCCTACGACCTCGCCCTCTGGGCCACCCTGGCCGGGCAGTTGGGCCTGGCCGGCCTGGCCGTACCCGAGGAGCACGGCGGCGCCGGCGCGGGCCCCCGCGAAGTCGCGGTGGTCCTGGAGGAGTTGGGCCGCCGGGTCGCTCCGGTGCCGTACCTCGGCAGTGCGGTGCTGGCCACCACGGCGCTGATCGCCTGCGGAGCGGCCGAGGCCCTGCCCGAACTGGCCTCGGGCACCCGGCGGGCAGCGCTGGCCGTGCCGTTCACCACGGCGCCCGGGGCAGCCTTCCCGACCGCCGTCACGGCCGAGGCCGGCACGCTGACCGGACGGGTCACCTCCGTCGCGGACGGGTCGGTGGCCGACCTGCTGGTCGTCCCCGCCATCGGGACCGACGGGCCCGGCCTCTACGCCGTCGAAGTGGGCGGAGCCGGAGTCGAGGTGGTGCGGCGGACCTCGCTCGACCTGACCCGGCCGGTGGCCGACGTGATCCTGGCGGGCGCGGCGGCCCGGCGGTTGGCCGAGGCGGAGACGGCGGTCGCGGCGCTCGACCGGGCCCTGCTCACGGGTGCGGGCCTGCTCGCCTCCGAGCAACTCGGCGTGGCGGAGTGGTGCCTGACCACCACGGTGGCCTACCTGAAGGAACGGCGGCAGTTCGCAAGGCCGTTGGGCTCCTTCCAGGCGCTCAAGCACCGGCTGGCCGACCTGTGGCTGGAGACGGTCGGGGCAAGGGCGGCGGCGCGGTACGCGGCCGACGCGCTGGCCTCCGGCAGCCCGGACGCGGCGGTGGCGGTGGCGCTGGCCCAGTCGCACTGCGGGGCACTCGCCGTACGGGCGGCCGAGGAGTGCATCCAGCTGCACGGCGGCATCGGGATGACCTGGGAGCACCCGGCCCACCTCTACCTGAAGCGGGCCAAGGCCGACCAACTCGCTTTGGGTACACCGGGTTTCCATCGAGCGGCGCTCGCCGAATTGGTGGCGCTCGGGGCGTGA
- a CDS encoding NADPH:quinone oxidoreductase family protein — MRAWQVGELGEPREVLRLHEDVPQPEPGEGQVLVRVRAAAVNFPDALLTRGHYQLRPPLPFTPGLELCGEVVGTGQRVIGTPVLPAGAYAEYALMAADNLFPAPESLDDAEAAALHIGYQTAWFALHRRARIRAGETLLVHAAAGGVGSAAVQLGKAAGATVIGVVGGAEKAAVARELGADVVIDRRSADFVAAVKEATGGRGADVVFDPVGGDAYTGSAKCVAFEGRIVVVGFAGGSIPAPPLNHALVKNYSILGLHWGLYVTKDPAAVREAHAELTALAAKGVVRPLVSERVPFEEVADAVARVAEGRTTGRLVIG; from the coding sequence ATGAGGGCCTGGCAGGTGGGCGAGCTGGGCGAGCCGCGCGAGGTGCTCCGGCTGCACGAGGACGTGCCGCAGCCCGAGCCCGGCGAGGGCCAGGTGCTGGTCCGGGTGCGGGCCGCCGCCGTCAACTTCCCCGACGCCCTGCTCACTCGGGGCCACTACCAGCTCCGGCCCCCGCTCCCGTTCACCCCGGGTCTGGAGCTCTGCGGCGAGGTGGTCGGCACCGGGCAGCGCGTGATCGGCACCCCGGTGCTGCCGGCCGGTGCCTATGCCGAGTACGCGCTGATGGCGGCCGACAACCTCTTCCCGGCCCCCGAGTCACTGGACGACGCCGAGGCCGCCGCCCTCCACATCGGCTACCAGACCGCCTGGTTCGCCCTCCACCGCCGGGCCCGGATCCGCGCCGGCGAGACGCTCCTCGTCCACGCCGCGGCCGGGGGCGTCGGCAGCGCCGCCGTCCAACTCGGCAAGGCGGCCGGGGCGACGGTGATCGGCGTGGTCGGCGGGGCCGAGAAGGCCGCCGTGGCGCGGGAGTTGGGCGCCGATGTGGTCATCGACCGACGTTCGGCCGATTTCGTGGCGGCGGTGAAGGAGGCCACCGGCGGACGCGGGGCCGACGTGGTCTTCGACCCGGTGGGCGGGGATGCCTACACCGGGTCGGCCAAGTGCGTGGCCTTCGAGGGCCGGATCGTGGTGGTCGGCTTCGCGGGCGGCTCGATCCCGGCGCCGCCGCTCAACCACGCGCTGGTGAAGAACTACTCGATCCTCGGCCTGCACTGGGGGTTGTACGTGACGAAGGACCCGGCGGCCGTGCGGGAGGCTCACGCCGAGTTGACTGCGCTCGCCGCCAAGGGAGTTGTCCGGCCGTTGGTCAGCGAGCGAGTGCCGTTCGAAGAGGTGGCCGATGCAGTGGCCCGTGTCGCCGAGGGACGCACCACCGGTCGTCTCGTGATCGGGTAA
- a CDS encoding SDR family oxidoreductase has protein sequence MTGAFAGERVVVTGAGHGIGAALAEAYAAEGARVLVNDLDAEAARAVADRIGGLAHPGDAASTEGIAALLAHARAELGGIDTYCANAGIGTGGGPDAGPAAWATAWDVNVMSHVRAAEQLLPEWLERGSGRFLATVSAAGLLTMLGAAPYAVTKHGALAFAEWLAATYRHRGLRVHALCPQGVRTRMLAATGTAGEVLLTPTAIEPADAARAALRAVTAEEFLILPHPEVAEYYAARATTPDRWIDGMNRLQQTIEQKEGPA, from the coding sequence GTGACCGGGGCCTTCGCCGGTGAGCGCGTGGTGGTCACCGGGGCCGGCCACGGCATCGGTGCGGCCCTCGCCGAGGCGTACGCCGCCGAGGGCGCCCGCGTCCTGGTCAACGACCTCGACGCCGAGGCCGCCCGGGCCGTCGCCGACCGGATCGGCGGCCTCGCCCACCCCGGGGACGCCGCCTCCACCGAGGGCATCGCCGCTCTACTCGCCCACGCCCGAGCCGAGTTGGGCGGCATCGACACCTACTGCGCCAACGCGGGCATCGGCACCGGCGGCGGCCCCGACGCGGGCCCGGCCGCCTGGGCCACCGCCTGGGACGTCAACGTGATGTCACACGTCCGCGCCGCCGAACAGCTGCTCCCCGAATGGCTGGAGCGCGGCTCGGGCCGCTTCCTGGCCACCGTCTCCGCCGCCGGCCTGCTCACCATGCTCGGCGCCGCCCCCTACGCCGTCACCAAGCACGGCGCCCTGGCCTTCGCCGAGTGGCTGGCCGCCACCTACCGCCACCGCGGCCTGCGGGTGCACGCGCTCTGTCCGCAGGGCGTCCGCACCCGGATGCTCGCCGCCACCGGCACGGCCGGCGAGGTGCTGCTCACCCCGACGGCCATCGAGCCCGCCGACGCGGCCCGGGCCGCCCTGCGCGCCGTCACCGCCGAGGAGTTCCTGATCCTCCCGCACCCCGAGGTGGCCGAGTACTACGCGGCCCGCGCCACCACCCCCGACCGCTGGATCGACGGCATGAACCGCCTCCAGCAGACCATCGAGCAGAAGGAGGGCCCGGCATGA
- a CDS encoding SDR family oxidoreductase, translating to MTPSFKGKVAVVTGASRGIGLGIARELVERGAKVCVTARGEEALAEVVRELGGPDHAIAVAGKSDDPAHQEETVSRTLEAFGRFDLLVNNTGINPSYGPVLDTDPAVAAKIMAVNVLAPLAWTRRAHAAWMGEHGGAVVNVASVAGIRSSAGIGMYGVSKAALIRLTMELAADLGPDIRVNAVAPAVVKTKFAEALYEGREEKVSRAYPLKRLGLPEDVAGAVAFLLSEDAAWITGQTLVVDGGVTLGGGL from the coding sequence ATGACGCCTTCGTTCAAGGGCAAGGTGGCCGTGGTCACCGGAGCGAGCCGGGGCATCGGCCTCGGCATCGCGCGCGAGCTGGTCGAGCGCGGTGCCAAGGTCTGCGTCACCGCCCGGGGCGAGGAGGCCCTGGCCGAGGTCGTCCGCGAGCTCGGCGGCCCCGACCACGCGATCGCCGTGGCCGGCAAGTCGGATGACCCGGCCCACCAGGAGGAGACGGTCAGCCGCACCCTGGAGGCCTTCGGCCGCTTCGACCTGCTGGTCAACAACACCGGCATCAACCCGAGTTACGGCCCGGTGCTGGACACCGACCCGGCCGTGGCCGCCAAGATCATGGCCGTCAACGTGCTCGCCCCGCTGGCCTGGACCCGCCGCGCCCACGCCGCCTGGATGGGCGAGCACGGCGGCGCCGTGGTCAACGTCGCCTCCGTGGCGGGCATCCGCTCCTCGGCCGGCATCGGCATGTACGGCGTCAGCAAGGCCGCGCTGATCCGGCTCACCATGGAGCTGGCCGCCGACCTCGGCCCCGACATCCGGGTCAACGCCGTCGCCCCCGCCGTGGTGAAGACCAAGTTCGCCGAGGCGCTGTACGAGGGCCGCGAGGAGAAGGTCAGCCGCGCCTACCCGCTCAAGCGGCTCGGCCTGCCCGAGGACGTGGCGGGCGCCGTCGCCTTCCTGCTCTCCGAGGACGCCGCCTGGATCACCGGCCAGACCCTGGTGGTCGACGGCGGCGTGACGCTCGGCGGTGGCCTGTGA
- a CDS encoding TetR/AcrR family transcriptional regulator has protein sequence MSDQAAAALWPEAAAGTTGERTETARRLLLAAVDSFARRGYHATTTRDIATAAGMSPAALYIHYPSKAALLSEISRAGHQATLDLVLAAAASPGGPTVRMRKLMESFTLWHARAHTVGRIVNHELHALPPEEFEVVAELRRQIEETVRAVIWQGVAAGVFDVPDIRTAARAVTSLGIDVSRWYTDRSTETPEELGRRYAVLVLRMLGAKG, from the coding sequence ATGAGTGATCAAGCAGCAGCCGCCCTCTGGCCCGAGGCCGCCGCCGGCACCACGGGCGAGCGCACCGAGACGGCCCGGCGCCTGCTGCTGGCCGCCGTCGACTCCTTCGCCCGGCGCGGCTACCACGCCACCACCACCCGCGACATCGCCACGGCCGCCGGGATGAGCCCCGCCGCGCTCTACATCCACTACCCCTCCAAGGCGGCCCTGCTTTCCGAGATCAGCCGGGCCGGCCACCAGGCCACCCTCGACCTGGTGCTGGCCGCCGCCGCGAGCCCCGGCGGCCCGACCGTCCGGATGCGCAAGCTGATGGAGAGCTTCACGCTCTGGCACGCCCGGGCCCACACCGTCGGCCGGATCGTCAACCACGAGCTGCACGCCCTGCCGCCCGAGGAGTTCGAGGTGGTGGCCGAGCTGAGACGCCAGATCGAGGAGACCGTCCGCGCGGTCATCTGGCAGGGCGTGGCGGCCGGCGTCTTCGACGTGCCGGACATCCGCACCGCTGCCCGGGCCGTCACCTCGCTCGGCATCGACGTCTCCCGCTGGTACACCGACCGCAGCACCGAGACCCCCGAGGAGCTCGGCCGCCGGTACGCCGTCCTGGTGCTGCGGATGCTTGGCGCCAAGGGCTGA
- a CDS encoding DUF2470 domain-containing protein — translation MPAHRPTAAERARTLVAHASSVVLDLPGIDLTERPGPPPLVSCAVLPGPGATLAVLVERSSPLHRITALARAEEIPGELDVVDVAPVALPHRIRARLGAQGRLSPLPATAEELDRLFPPHLFPHRAGGSHALLRFELDHLAVEDLWGSDCCIGLAAFTAARPDPVAAEEAGLLQHLASTHPEQLDLLAAQALDHPDGPGPFPVTAVRPVALDRHGLRVRLIGEQHVTDARFDFPHPLTGPEQLPDAMHRLFAHALR, via the coding sequence ATGCCCGCACACCGCCCCACCGCAGCCGAACGCGCCCGCACCCTGGTGGCCCACGCCTCCTCCGTGGTCCTGGACCTCCCCGGCATCGACCTCACCGAGCGCCCCGGCCCGCCCCCGCTGGTCAGCTGTGCCGTACTGCCCGGCCCCGGCGCCACCCTCGCCGTCCTGGTCGAGCGCTCCTCCCCGCTGCACCGGATCACCGCCCTGGCCCGGGCCGAGGAGATCCCCGGCGAGCTGGACGTGGTGGACGTGGCCCCCGTCGCCCTGCCGCACCGGATCCGTGCCCGGCTCGGCGCCCAGGGCCGGCTCAGCCCGCTGCCCGCCACCGCCGAGGAGCTCGACCGCCTCTTCCCGCCGCACCTCTTCCCGCACCGCGCCGGAGGCTCCCACGCGCTGCTCCGGTTCGAGCTCGACCACCTGGCCGTGGAGGACCTCTGGGGCAGTGACTGCTGCATCGGCCTCGCCGCCTTCACCGCCGCCCGTCCGGACCCGGTCGCCGCCGAGGAGGCCGGCCTGCTCCAGCACCTGGCGAGCACCCACCCCGAGCAGCTCGACCTGCTGGCCGCCCAGGCCCTGGACCACCCGGACGGCCCCGGCCCCTTCCCGGTCACCGCCGTCCGCCCGGTCGCCCTCGACCGCCACGGCCTGCGGGTCCGCCTGATCGGCGAGCAGCACGTCACCGACGCTCGGTTCGACTTCCCCCACCCCCTTACCGGCCCCGAGCAGCTCCCCGACGCGATGCACCGCCTCTTCGCGCACGCCCTCCGCTGA
- a CDS encoding VOC family protein: MSGQTVEVRCVPAAPCWVSLMARDTQTAREFYGPLLGWEFEPGADRWGPHLRAVVDGVEVAGIGTLEGDWQPPVAWTTYFGTESADTTADRIRESGGTLAVGPLAFETGRLALAADPYGAAFGVWEGELGCATWVDSPGAPVWIELRASDPFASALFYGEVFEWDGRDPARFEVRYEHERVALRSEGRSVAALRRAEDIAPHWEVFFSVTDTDRAAVRAVELGGEVAEAPADSPYGRTARLRDAEGGHFSVIAPNGR; encoded by the coding sequence TTGAGCGGACAGACCGTCGAGGTGCGGTGCGTGCCCGCCGCGCCGTGCTGGGTGAGCCTGATGGCGCGCGACACGCAGACCGCGCGGGAGTTCTACGGACCGTTGCTGGGGTGGGAGTTCGAACCGGGGGCGGACCGCTGGGGGCCGCACCTGCGGGCCGTGGTGGACGGGGTGGAGGTGGCCGGGATCGGCACCCTGGAGGGGGACTGGCAGCCGCCGGTCGCCTGGACCACCTACTTCGGGACGGAGAGCGCCGACACCACCGCCGACCGGATCCGGGAGAGCGGCGGCACCCTTGCGGTGGGCCCGCTGGCCTTCGAGACCGGGCGGCTGGCCCTGGCGGCCGACCCGTACGGCGCCGCGTTCGGCGTCTGGGAGGGCGAGCTCGGCTGCGCCACCTGGGTGGACTCGCCCGGCGCGCCGGTCTGGATCGAACTGCGGGCGAGCGACCCGTTCGCCTCGGCGCTGTTCTACGGAGAGGTCTTCGAGTGGGACGGGCGTGACCCGGCCCGGTTCGAGGTCCGGTACGAGCACGAGCGGGTGGCGCTGCGCTCGGAGGGCCGGAGCGTGGCGGCGCTGCGCCGGGCTGAGGACATCGCGCCGCACTGGGAGGTCTTCTTCTCGGTGACCGACACCGACCGGGCGGCGGTCCGGGCGGTGGAGCTGGGCGGCGAGGTGGCCGAGGCTCCGGCCGACTCCCCGTACGGGCGGACGGCCCGGCTCCGGGACGCGGAGGGCGGCCACTTCTCGGTGATCGCCCCGAACGGCCGCTGA
- a CDS encoding NAD(P)/FAD-dependent oxidoreductase, with the protein MAEPRKWLAMGGAYVVVGAGLAGAKAVETLREEGFDGPLVLIGAEAERPYERPPLSKGYLQGKAGRETVFVHPPEWYVEHRVDLRTGVTVTEIDRSGHTVRLDGRSLVGYQKLLLATGAEPRRLPVPGGDRALLLRTLGDSERLRAGFRRGAKLVVIGAGWIGLEAAAAAREAGCEVTVLEAAALPLLRVLGREAAEVFAELHRAHGVRMRFDVRVSELTERGVLLGDGELVEADTVLAGVGVAPRTELAEAAGLTVQNGIRTDARLRTSDPDVYAAGDVANADHPLLRRAVRVEHWANALHQPRTAARAMLGQDAVYDRVPYFFTDQYDLGMEYTGYVEPGGYDRVVFRGDVDGREFIAFWLAQGRVLAGMNVNVWDVTDPIRALVRSDRAVDPARLADPDVPLDEVFEQG; encoded by the coding sequence ATGGCAGAGCCGAGGAAGTGGTTGGCGATGGGCGGCGCGTACGTCGTGGTGGGCGCGGGTCTGGCCGGGGCGAAGGCCGTGGAGACCCTGCGGGAGGAGGGGTTCGACGGACCGCTGGTGCTGATCGGCGCGGAGGCGGAACGGCCCTACGAGCGGCCGCCGCTCTCCAAGGGGTACCTCCAGGGGAAGGCCGGACGGGAGACCGTCTTCGTGCACCCACCCGAGTGGTACGTCGAGCACCGGGTGGACCTGCGCACCGGCGTCACCGTCACCGAGATCGACCGCTCCGGCCACACCGTCCGGCTGGACGGCCGCAGCCTGGTCGGCTACCAGAAGCTGCTGCTGGCCACCGGCGCCGAACCGCGCCGGCTGCCCGTGCCCGGCGGCGACCGCGCGCTGCTGCTGCGCACCCTGGGCGACAGCGAGCGGCTGCGGGCCGGCTTCCGGCGCGGCGCCAAGCTGGTGGTGATCGGCGCGGGCTGGATCGGTCTGGAGGCCGCGGCCGCCGCGCGGGAGGCGGGGTGCGAGGTCACCGTGCTGGAGGCCGCCGCGCTGCCGCTACTGCGGGTGCTCGGCCGGGAGGCGGCCGAGGTCTTCGCCGAGCTGCACCGCGCGCACGGCGTGCGGATGCGCTTCGACGTGCGGGTCAGCGAGCTGACCGAGCGGGGCGTGCTGCTCGGGGACGGCGAACTGGTCGAGGCCGACACCGTGCTCGCCGGGGTCGGTGTGGCCCCGCGCACCGAACTGGCCGAGGCCGCCGGGCTGACCGTGCAGAACGGCATCCGCACCGACGCCCGGCTGCGCACCTCCGACCCGGACGTCTACGCCGCGGGCGACGTGGCCAACGCCGACCACCCGCTGCTGCGCCGCGCCGTCCGGGTCGAGCACTGGGCCAACGCGCTGCATCAGCCGCGCACCGCCGCCCGGGCGATGCTCGGCCAGGACGCGGTCTACGACCGGGTGCCGTACTTCTTCACCGACCAGTACGACCTCGGCATGGAGTACACCGGTTACGTCGAACCGGGCGGCTACGACCGGGTGGTCTTCCGGGGCGACGTGGACGGCCGCGAGTTCATCGCGTTCTGGCTCGCCCAGGGCCGGGTGCTGGCCGGCATGAACGTCAACGTCTGGGACGTGACCGACCCGATCCGTGCCCTGGTCCGCAGCGACCGGGCCGTGGACCCGGCCCGGCTGGCCGACCCCGACGTGCCGCTGGACGAGGTCTTCGAGCAGGGCTGA
- a CDS encoding DUF1876 domain-containing protein — MMHTLVGWHVELEFEEEGDRTKAAAMVCLSDGSELRANGYSTRHHDDRPQARVGEEVAGARALNELAMQLLTKAHRELKNG; from the coding sequence ATGATGCACACACTCGTCGGTTGGCACGTGGAGTTGGAGTTCGAGGAGGAGGGCGACCGCACCAAGGCCGCCGCGATGGTCTGCCTGTCCGACGGCTCCGAGCTGCGGGCCAACGGCTACAGCACCCGGCACCACGACGACCGCCCGCAGGCCAGGGTGGGCGAGGAGGTGGCAGGTGCGCGGGCCCTCAACGAGCTGGCGATGCAGCTGCTCACCAAGGCCCACCGCGAACTCAAGAACGGCTGA
- a CDS encoding DUF1990 family protein — MPLTYPERGASARPGPLPKGYHHLRHRARLGHGRAAFERAGAALTGWAVHRGAGVRIAAGAARAEPGVTVDGELRAGPLRFPAPCEVVWSTAEPNRIGFAYGTRPGHPECGEESFLIELDPDGSVWFTIAAFSRPARWYTRLAGPLTPLAQRLIARRYARAARRLAG; from the coding sequence GTGCCGCTGACCTACCCCGAGCGGGGCGCGAGCGCCCGGCCGGGCCCGCTGCCGAAGGGCTACCACCACCTGCGGCACCGCGCCCGGCTCGGCCACGGGCGGGCCGCGTTCGAGCGGGCCGGGGCCGCGCTGACCGGATGGGCGGTGCACCGGGGCGCCGGGGTGCGGATCGCGGCCGGAGCCGCCCGGGCCGAGCCCGGGGTGACGGTGGACGGCGAGCTCCGGGCGGGGCCGCTGCGTTTCCCCGCACCCTGCGAGGTGGTCTGGAGCACGGCCGAGCCGAACCGGATCGGCTTCGCCTACGGCACTCGGCCGGGGCACCCCGAGTGCGGCGAGGAGTCCTTCCTGATCGAGCTCGACCCGGACGGCTCGGTCTGGTTCACCATCGCCGCCTTCAGCCGCCCGGCCCGCTGGTACACGCGGCTGGCCGGCCCGCTCACCCCGCTGGCCCAGCGCCTGATCGCCCGCCGCTATGCCCGCGCGGCCCGCCGGCTGGCCGGGTAG
- a CDS encoding anti-sigma factor, with protein MTSHPTVPEHPAAPGGPHTDLGPYLLGLLAPAERDAFERHLADCPSCTAELPELAATTDLLAELRTAGEPIRTPVPSPRLLDRLIGEVAAARRRTRRRRLTLVAAAAVLVIGGPAATLAVTAGSPAPTAVAVAAQYSATDPATGVAATVGVTPAGWGSAITLTLSLGTLQGPLTCDLVAVSPQGAHQTVTTWSLPATPYETLHTTGGTALPPTAIDHFEIRTTDTSARLLLTVPVANTATQPPSRQSGILGTTIEHTGTALPGPGRWPG; from the coding sequence ATGACCTCGCACCCCACCGTGCCGGAGCACCCCGCCGCGCCGGGCGGCCCGCACACCGACCTCGGCCCGTACCTGCTCGGGCTGCTCGCCCCGGCCGAGCGGGACGCCTTCGAGCGGCACCTCGCCGACTGCCCGTCCTGCACCGCCGAACTCCCCGAACTCGCCGCCACCACAGACCTGTTGGCCGAACTCAGGACGGCCGGCGAGCCGATCCGCACCCCCGTGCCGAGCCCCCGCCTGCTCGACCGGCTGATCGGCGAGGTCGCGGCCGCCCGCCGCCGCACCCGGCGCCGCCGCCTCACCCTGGTAGCGGCCGCCGCCGTCCTGGTCATCGGCGGCCCGGCCGCCACCCTCGCGGTCACCGCCGGCTCGCCCGCCCCCACCGCGGTGGCCGTCGCCGCCCAGTACTCCGCCACCGACCCGGCCACCGGCGTCGCGGCCACCGTCGGTGTCACGCCGGCCGGTTGGGGCAGCGCGATCACCCTCACCCTCTCCCTCGGCACCCTCCAGGGCCCGCTCACCTGCGACCTGGTCGCCGTCTCCCCGCAGGGCGCCCACCAGACCGTGACCACCTGGTCCCTCCCCGCCACCCCCTACGAGACCCTGCACACCACCGGCGGCACCGCCCTGCCCCCCACCGCCATCGACCACTTCGAGATCCGCACCACCGACACCTCGGCCCGCCTGCTGCTCACCGTCCCGGTCGCGAACACGGCAACGCAACCGCCCTCCCGACAGTCAGGGATCCTCGGGACGACCATCGAGCACACTGGCACCGCTCTGCCCGGGCCCGGCCGGTGGCCCGGCTGA
- a CDS encoding sigma-70 family RNA polymerase sigma factor, whose protein sequence is MREDGAVTEERFGGRAESGAGPDEELMRALYREHAGPLLGFVSRLVAGDRQRAEDVVQETLLRAWRHIDRLDTSGPSVRPWLVTVARRIVIDGHRGSQARPHEVSDAPLELLPAADELDRALRLMTISEALDDLTPAHREVLVETYLRGSTAAEAAERLGIPAGTVRSRAHYALRALRLALEERGVTS, encoded by the coding sequence GTGCGCGAGGATGGCGCCGTGACCGAGGAGCGCTTCGGTGGCCGGGCGGAGTCCGGTGCGGGGCCGGACGAGGAGCTGATGCGTGCCCTGTACCGGGAGCACGCCGGCCCGCTGCTCGGGTTCGTCTCCCGGCTGGTGGCGGGTGACCGGCAGCGGGCCGAGGACGTGGTGCAGGAGACGCTGCTCCGGGCCTGGCGGCACATCGACCGGCTCGACACCTCCGGGCCCTCGGTGCGGCCCTGGCTGGTCACCGTGGCGCGGCGGATCGTGATCGACGGACACCGGGGGAGCCAGGCCCGGCCGCACGAAGTCTCCGACGCCCCGCTGGAGTTGCTGCCCGCCGCCGACGAACTCGACCGCGCCCTGCGGCTGATGACCATCTCGGAGGCCCTGGACGACCTCACCCCGGCCCACCGGGAGGTGCTGGTGGAGACCTACCTGCGCGGCAGCACGGCGGCCGAGGCCGCCGAACGCCTCGGCATCCCGGCCGGTACGGTCCGCTCACGCGCCCACTACGCCCTGCGCGCCCTGCGGCTCGCCCTGGAGGAACGAGGAGTGACCTCATGA
- a CDS encoding co-chaperone YbbN has product MSTVELTTANFDEVVPGPEGKQFVFIDFWAGWCGPCMRFAPVYEKAAEKHPDLVFAKVNTEAQQELAAAFGIQSIPTLAIIREGVLVFSQAGALPEAALEDLIGQARGLDMAEVHAKVKAEAAAQG; this is encoded by the coding sequence ATGAGCACCGTCGAGCTGACCACGGCGAACTTCGACGAGGTCGTTCCGGGCCCGGAGGGCAAGCAGTTCGTCTTCATCGACTTCTGGGCCGGGTGGTGCGGGCCGTGCATGCGGTTCGCCCCGGTCTACGAGAAGGCGGCGGAGAAGCACCCGGATCTGGTCTTCGCCAAGGTCAACACCGAGGCCCAGCAGGAGCTCGCGGCCGCCTTCGGCATCCAGTCCATCCCCACCCTGGCGATCATCCGCGAAGGTGTCCTGGTCTTCTCCCAGGCCGGCGCCCTCCCCGAGGCCGCCCTGGAGGACCTGATCGGCCAGGCCCGCGGCCTCGACATGGCCGAGGTCCACGCCAAGGTCAAGGCCGAGGCCGCCGCCCAGGGCTGA
- a CDS encoding TetR/AcrR family transcriptional regulator — MLSRQNIARAALDLVDEQGSDGLTMRAVAERLGVKAASLYNHVSGREDILDGLAELVNAEIDLGALAADSPLPWREGLAVYARGYRAAFLRHPHTIALLARRRVGAERQLLGYETLLAALARAGLTPADAAEAAAALDYLVLGSALETFTAGFTLPPADYAPAYPALATALEASTARPGTLDDRGFDLALRLLLAGLGR, encoded by the coding sequence GTGCTGAGCAGGCAGAACATCGCGCGGGCCGCCCTCGACCTGGTCGACGAGCAGGGCTCGGACGGCCTCACCATGCGGGCCGTCGCCGAGCGGCTCGGCGTCAAGGCCGCCTCGCTCTACAACCACGTCAGCGGCCGGGAGGACATACTCGACGGGCTGGCCGAACTGGTCAACGCCGAGATCGACCTCGGCGCGCTGGCCGCTGACTCCCCGCTGCCCTGGCGCGAGGGGCTGGCCGTGTACGCCCGGGGCTACCGTGCCGCCTTCCTGCGGCACCCGCACACCATCGCCCTGCTGGCCCGCCGTCGAGTCGGCGCCGAACGCCAACTCCTCGGCTACGAGACCTTGTTGGCCGCCCTCGCCCGCGCCGGCCTGACCCCCGCCGACGCGGCCGAGGCGGCCGCCGCCCTCGACTACCTCGTGCTCGGTTCGGCCCTGGAGACCTTCACCGCCGGCTTCACCCTCCCCCCGGCCGACTACGCCCCCGCCTACCCCGCCCTCGCCACCGCCCTCGAAGCCTCCACCGCCCGCCCCGGCACCCTCGACGACCGCGGCTTCGACCTCGCCCTCCGCCTGCTCCTCGCCGGCCTCGGCCGCTGA